CTGGTAACTTCATCGTCCGCATTATGCAGGAGCTTGATCCCATTTCACTGGAACAAAAATACACCGCCGACCCGCCGGAACTCCAGTGTAACGAGGTGATGCTCCTACCCTACTACATTGCCAGTATGAACATCGAGCAAGAGTTCTACACCGCAACGCACCGCTATCTACCCTACGAAGGTATCTGTCTCGTGGATACGTTTGAGATGATAGAGACCCAACAGATGCAGCTCCTCACGCCTGCGAACACGGCACGCGTCGAAAAGCAGAAAGAGACCGATATGTTCGTCGTCATCGGCAACCCACCTTACAATGCATGGCAGGTTAATGAGAACGACAACAACAAAAACCGGAAGTATAAGACAATGGACCAGCGGATTGCCGACACCTACGCAAAAGATTCTAAAGCAACGCTCAAAAACGCACTCTACGATCCGTATGTCAAGGCGATTCGGTGGGCATCTGATAGAATAGGTGAGGATGGCGTTGTGGCTTTTGTGACAAATAATGGTTTTCTCGACGGTGTAGCGTTCGATGGAATGCGGAAACGTCTTGCAGAAGAATTTGACACTATCTACATTTTGGATCTGGGGGGTAATGTTCGTAAGAATCCGAAACTGTCAGGGACGACACACAATGTGTTTGGAATTCAGGTTGGAGTGAGTATCAATTTTTTCATCAAAAAGGCTGACAACACAAATTCGCAAACGCAAATTTTCTACGCTTGTGTCGATGAATTCTGGCGCAAGGAAGATAAGTATGACCACCTTAATTCAAAACAACATTACCAGAATATTGAATGGGAGCAAATAACACCTGACAAACGAGATACATGGCTCACCGAAGGTCTCCATGCTGAATTTGAAGCCTTTATTCCGATGGGAACTAAGCAAGAAAAAGCGGTCAAAGGCGTGGCAGCGGATGTTATTTTCAAAACCTATAGTCGCGGTGTTACCACAAGCCGTGATGCATGGGCGTACAATTTTGCTCAAAACACACTCGCTGAAAACATGGACAGGATGATTGAAACCTACAATGAGGAAGTGTCCAAGTGGGAACGACGAAAAAATCGAGACGCAGAAGTTGATGATTTTATAATTTCTGATGACAGAAAAATTAAGTGGACCGACAGACTAAAACAGGAATTAAAAAATGGAAAAATGACTGATTTTTCCCATGAAAAGATCAGAATATCTTTCTATCGCCCGTTCACAAAATCAAACCTTTACTTTGATAGGTTGATGAATCAGAGGGTTTATGTATTTCCTTCTATCTTTCCTATACCGAAAACTGAAGAGGAGAATCGAATAATTTGTGTCAACGGAATTGGAAGTAGTAAATCTTTTCAGACTTTAATGGCGAAATTGATTCCTTCCCTTGATATACTCGAAAAAACCCAATGTTTCCCCTTTTACATCTACGACGAGGACGGCACAAACCGACGCGAAAACATCACCGATTGGGCATTAGCACAGTTCCGCAGGCATTACGAAGACGACACTATCACCAAATGGGACATCTTCCACTACAACTATGGACTCCTGCATCATCCTGAATATCGCGAGAAATACGAAGCCAACCTCAAACGCGACCTGCCACATATCCCTTATGCCAAAGACTTCTGGGGATTTGCGAAAGCAGGCGCGCACCTCGCGGATAGCCATGTCACCTACGAATCCCAACCCGAATACGATAAACTCAAGTTCGTCCAAACGCCAGATGTGCCGCTCGATTGGCGTGTCGAGAAGATGAAACTCTCCAAAGACAAAACCGCGCTCATCTACAACGACTTCCTGACGTTATCGGGCATCCCTCCAAAGGTTTTTGATTATCGGCTTGGCACCCGTTCCGCGTTGGAATGGGTGATAGATCAATATCGCATCAAAACAGACAAACGCAGCGGCATCGTCAACGACCCGAACCGCACAGACGACCCGCAGTACATCGTGAAGTTGGTTGGGAAGGTGATTACAGTGAGCTTGGAGACCGTGGATATTGTTGAAAACTTACCTGAATTAAGTTTCTGAAAATTTCGGTGAGAGCTGTTCCGCCTTCTGTCCTGTCATGAAGATTGTCTGCCTCTTCACTGGAGAGGTTTTCCAACCTCGCCTAATTTCCAAGACGCAGGTTGTATCACA
The sequence above is a segment of the Candidatus Poribacteria bacterium genome. Coding sequences within it:
- a CDS encoding N-6 DNA methylase, whose amino-acid sequence is MPDINIKTTHKPIQEYYTELEKYVQLGAENEGTVRTAFQNLLQHYCHRSNLTLLCEKTLSFPPDKGDQGGYRRIRPDGEVVDAFGLPHGYWEAKDTQDNLYVEADKKFAAGYPSKNIVIQSPTHALLYQHGQLQLDLDITEPRNLVHVLQTFFTYQEENISAWHTAVSDFKDTVPELGDKLAALIEIERQNNPHFQEAFTRFHQQCQASINPNLSVAAIEEMLIQHLLTERIFRTVFDNPDFTRRNIIAREIENVIDVLTERTLNRSEFLRPLEPFYAAIEQTAGTITDFSQKQGFLNTVYEQFFQGFSVKVADTHGIVYTPQPIVDFMVKSVAHILQTEFDRSLSDSGVHIIDPFVGTGNFIVRIMQELDPISLEQKYTADPPELQCNEVMLLPYYIASMNIEQEFYTATHRYLPYEGICLVDTFEMIETQQMQLLTPANTARVEKQKETDMFVVIGNPPYNAWQVNENDNNKNRKYKTMDQRIADTYAKDSKATLKNALYDPYVKAIRWASDRIGEDGVVAFVTNNGFLDGVAFDGMRKRLAEEFDTIYILDLGGNVRKNPKLSGTTHNVFGIQVGVSINFFIKKADNTNSQTQIFYACVDEFWRKEDKYDHLNSKQHYQNIEWEQITPDKRDTWLTEGLHAEFEAFIPMGTKQEKAVKGVAADVIFKTYSRGVTTSRDAWAYNFAQNTLAENMDRMIETYNEEVSKWERRKNRDAEVDDFIISDDRKIKWTDRLKQELKNGKMTDFSHEKIRISFYRPFTKSNLYFDRLMNQRVYVFPSIFPIPKTEEENRIICVNGIGSSKSFQTLMAKLIPSLDILEKTQCFPFYIYDEDGTNRRENITDWALAQFRRHYEDDTITKWDIFHYNYGLLHHPEYREKYEANLKRDLPHIPYAKDFWGFAKAGAHLADSHVTYESQPEYDKLKFVQTPDVPLDWRVEKMKLSKDKTALIYNDFLTLSGIPPKVFDYRLGTRSALEWVIDQYRIKTDKRSGIVNDPNRTDDPQYIVKLVGKVITVSLETVDIVENLPELSF